A genomic window from Cytobacillus suaedae includes:
- a CDS encoding GrpB family protein, with amino-acid sequence MLGLPKGEVFLLPWSEEWEKAFLEEKNKIEEVIGKEIINIHHIGSTAVKNLSAKPIIDLGIEIHTFTDGPKFVSRLEKLGYSYKGENILPERHYFSKGEPRTHQIHMYESGNRYLLEHLAFRDYLRKNDDARLEYEKLKIELSQKNSDNKHQYADDKTKFVQEILKRNILGT; translated from the coding sequence ATGTTAGGTTTACCAAAAGGTGAGGTATTTTTACTTCCTTGGAGTGAAGAGTGGGAAAAAGCATTCTTGGAAGAAAAAAACAAGATAGAAGAGGTAATTGGCAAAGAAATTATAAACATTCATCATATCGGAAGCACAGCTGTCAAGAACTTAAGTGCCAAACCTATCATTGATTTAGGAATAGAAATTCATACGTTTACTGATGGGCCAAAGTTTGTAAGCAGATTAGAGAAGTTAGGGTATTCTTACAAAGGTGAGAATATACTTCCAGAGCGTCACTATTTTAGCAAGGGAGAGCCGAGGACCCACCAAATTCATATGTATGAAAGTGGTAATAGGTATCTGCTTGAGCATTTAGCATTTAGAGATTATTTAAGAAAAAATGATGATGCAAGGCTTGAATATGAAAAGCTAAAAATCGAGTTGTCGCAGAAAAATAGTGATAACAAGCATCAGTATGCAGATGACAAAACGAAATTTGTCCAGGAAATTCTTAAAAGAAATATTTTAGGAACATGA
- a CDS encoding MOSC domain-containing protein: protein MKKAVLKVEAILVAYDSETFVTEQVNEVNVEFGGIPGDRHFGMTRPADARQPMYERGSEILNRRQLTIVSIEECKLIADQLGIPEVKPEWLGANLLVSGMSEFTKLPMGSRLLFPDGTGLICNGENLPCIFPGREIQKAYPDIPKLDKTFVLAGRKRRGIVCGVEKPGIIKKEDDIKLFINNYEKPMQ, encoded by the coding sequence TTGAAAAAAGCAGTATTAAAAGTAGAAGCCATCTTAGTAGCATATGATTCGGAAACGTTTGTTACAGAGCAAGTGAACGAAGTTAATGTGGAATTTGGAGGAATTCCGGGTGATCGACACTTTGGAATGACTAGACCTGCAGATGCTCGTCAGCCTATGTATGAACGTGGTTCGGAGATTCTTAATAGACGGCAACTTACTATTGTATCAATAGAAGAGTGTAAACTCATTGCTGACCAATTAGGTATCCCAGAAGTTAAACCTGAATGGTTAGGTGCAAATCTGTTAGTTAGTGGAATGTCAGAATTCACAAAATTGCCTATGGGGTCGCGATTGCTTTTTCCTGACGGGACAGGTCTTATCTGTAATGGAGAAAACTTACCATGCATATTTCCTGGACGGGAAATCCAAAAAGCCTATCCAGACATACCTAAACTGGATAAAACGTTTGTATTGGCAGGAAGAAAACGTCGAGGCATTGTCTGTGGTGTGGAAAAACCTGGTATAATTAAAAAGGAAGATGACATTAAATTATTTATCAATAATTATGAAAAACCAATGCAGTAA
- a CDS encoding ferritin-like domain-containing protein yields MNQFYQNHPYNNYYSRLRNNAQFIKDIQKAIHGEYSAIACYEKLAQLAPTALEKNQILEIREDEQRHYEEFRNPRT; encoded by the coding sequence ATGAATCAGTTCTATCAAAATCATCCCTATAACAATTATTATTCTCGCCTTAGAAACAACGCTCAATTTATAAAGGATATTCAAAAAGCCATTCACGGGGAATATAGCGCTATTGCATGTTATGAGAAATTAGCCCAATTAGCACCCACAGCATTGGAAAAAAATCAGATATTAGAGATACGTGAAGATGAACAACGTCACTATGAAGAGTTTCGTAATCCCAGAACGTAA
- a CDS encoding acyltransferase, with translation MEKDFSSLTRQYDLDWIRVIATLAVFLYHCTMFVNPFPWHIKNNVLDSEAILVFSLFVGSWIMPLFFVISGISVAYALRSKAKSGYVKERFIKLGVPLGFGVLILTPHQIYIERITNGQFDGSFLSFIPHFFDGIYLDFGGTGNFAFFGLHLWYLLVLLVFSLLTLPLFQKVGIKQFKAYHFYILPFLLFLSGIIKTQGLGGWDLIFYLIMFMYGFYFLSASSFKTALKETSKIHIFLAVTTSISYIIWFMIGFPQPGTIESWIYFAIRTINCWSLLLCIFYLANRYLSYSNKFLAYTSEASMPFYVLHQPVIVLIAYFLHDLSWPIYVKLLFLAVVSFFIIMLSYHIIIRRFTSLRFLFGMKAQKKVKSDSTFSPFTSN, from the coding sequence ATGGAAAAGGACTTTTCTTCATTAACGCGACAATACGATTTAGATTGGATTCGTGTAATTGCAACACTTGCTGTCTTTCTTTACCACTGTACAATGTTTGTGAACCCATTTCCATGGCATATTAAAAACAATGTACTGGATTCAGAAGCCATTTTAGTCTTTTCACTTTTTGTAGGGTCTTGGATTATGCCCTTATTTTTCGTTATCTCAGGAATTAGTGTCGCCTATGCACTAAGAAGCAAAGCAAAATCTGGGTATGTGAAGGAGCGCTTTATTAAATTGGGTGTACCATTAGGATTTGGTGTTTTAATCCTAACTCCCCATCAAATCTATATAGAGAGAATAACAAACGGACAATTTGATGGCTCATTCTTATCCTTTATACCTCATTTTTTTGATGGAATTTATTTAGATTTTGGCGGTACTGGGAATTTCGCTTTTTTTGGTTTACATTTGTGGTATTTGCTAGTTTTACTCGTATTTTCATTACTAACTTTACCTTTATTCCAAAAAGTAGGAATAAAACAATTCAAAGCCTATCATTTTTATATACTACCTTTTTTATTGTTCTTATCAGGCATCATTAAAACACAAGGCTTAGGTGGATGGGATCTAATTTTTTATTTAATCATGTTTATGTATGGCTTCTATTTTCTTTCAGCTTCATCATTTAAAACTGCTCTTAAAGAAACAAGTAAAATTCACATATTTTTAGCTGTAACCACTTCAATCAGTTATATCATTTGGTTTATGATTGGCTTTCCACAACCCGGAACGATTGAAAGTTGGATCTATTTTGCAATAAGGACCATTAACTGTTGGAGTCTTCTATTATGTATTTTTTATTTAGCAAATCGATATCTATCCTACTCCAACAAATTTTTAGCCTACACAAGCGAAGCTTCAATGCCATTTTACGTATTACATCAACCCGTCATTGTATTGATCGCCTATTTCTTACATGATCTATCGTGGCCTATTTATGTAAAATTGCTTTTCCTTGCTGTAGTCTCATTCTTTATCATTATGTTAAGTTATCATATTATCATTCGAAGATTTACTAGTTTACGATTTTTATTTGGCATGAAAGCGCAAAAAAAGGTGAAGAGCGATTCAACTTTTTCTCCATTCACCTCTAATTAA